CGTGGAGGCGATCCGCTCGACGCTGAAGGATCAGGGCGTCGACGCGCTGATCGCCATCGGCGGCGAGGACACCCTCGGCGTGGCGAAGCGGCTGACCGACGACGGCATCGGCGTCGTGGGCGTGCCCAAGACGATCGACAACGACCTCAACGCCACCGACTACACCTTCGGCTTCGACACCGCGGTGCACATCGCCACCGAGGCGATCGACCGGCTGCGGACCACCGCCGAGTCGCACCACCGCGCGCTCGTCGTGGAGGTCATGGGTCGGCACGCGGGCTGGATCGCGCTGCACTCCGGCCTCGCGGGCGGTGCGAACGTGATCCTGACGCCGGAGAACGAGTTCGACATCGACCAGGTCGTCGGCTGGGTCGAGCGTCGTTTCGAGCGCGAGTACGCGCCGATCATCGTGGTCGCCGAGGGCGCGGTGCCCAAGGGCGGCGACGCGGTGCTCAGCCACGGGGAGAAGGACGCGTTCGGTCACGTCCGCCTCGGTGGCATCGGCACCTGGTTGGCCGAGGAGATCGCCACCAGGACCGGCAAGGAGTCCAGGGCCGTGGTGCTCGGACACGTCCAGCGCGGCGGCACCCCGACCGCCTACGACCGGGTGCTGGCCACCCGCTTCGGCCTGCACGCCATCGACGCGGTGCACGACTCGGACTTCGGTGTGATGGTCGCGCTGCGCGGCACCGACATCGTCCGCGTCAAGCTCGCCGAGGCCACCGCCGAACTCAAGACCGTCCCCGCCTCGCGCTACGCCGAGGCCGAGGTCTTCTTCGGCTGAGTTAGCCCAGCGGACCCGAGAGCACCCCGGCGTCTTGCGCGCCGGGGTGCTGCTGCTCTCGTCAGCGGGTCGACACGCCGGTACTCATTCCGGCACCTCGTAGGCATACCTGCTGGGGGTGAGCCGAGCAGGCGCAGGCGACCAATCCTGGAACACCCGGATCGTGCCGCCGTGCGCGACGGGTTGTTCTCCGCTTCGATCCAGTCGGATCTCCCGCACGATGAACAGCACCATGTGCTCGAACGATTGGGCGTGCTCGACCTCGGCGTGGGTCAGCTCGACCCTGGTCCCGTCGGTGCCGGTGCCTTTCACCTCGACGTGCGTTTCGGGGCGGCCCTCTGCGGTGAGCGCGAGGTCCCATGAGAAGGTTCGGGACACGTCCGCCACCTGCCAACCCCGTTCTTCGAAGTACTGCGTTGCCAGGGCCATCGAGTACATCTCCAACGCCAGCCGAGCTGCCGCATCCTGTTGCCGAGGAGTACCCGTCCCCGAGGAGCGCGACTTCGGGCTGTGGTGAACCTCCGGCGCGAGTTCGACGGATGTCGGCGGCAACACGATGTCCACCCGAGGCGGTGGGGCCGCCAGCCGAGACTGCAATCGATCGGCCTCATCGGTCGAATAGCCGGGGACACCCAGCCGTAGTCGTATTCTTCGCCGTCGATTGCTGCCCTTTGAGGGGTTCGCGTTGGAGGCAACGGTGCCCTGCGCGGCGGTGAGCACGTCACGCAACACGGTCAGATCGCGTTCGACACCGAGCCGCACCGGGAACGGTCGGCCCGCGAGCAGCAGCCTGCGTTCCGCTACGGGCAACCGCTCGGTGTTCCTGCTGTCGAGCAGGGCGTCGTCCAAAGACGCTCCGAGTAGCGCCAACCGCGTGAGCAGGAGCAGCAGCGCGGGGGAGTAGTCGCGGTTGCGCGGGACTCCGGAGGCCGTCCTACCACCCGCACTCTCGAAGATGAGATCGAGGCCGTAGGGGGGATCACCTGGTTCGACGAAGAAGGTCGCCACCAGTTCTTGGCCGCTCTCATCGCGGATTCGCACCCGATCAGGATGTCATTCCGAGGCCGGATCGGATACGGCTTTCGGGGGAGTGCACGAAGTTCGGTCAAGTATGGCGGCACGGGCGTCGGGGAAATCGGGAGCGCCCGTTCGGTTCGTCTCGCGATCAGGGTGCTACCACGGGGAAGTACATCTGCGGCACGCCGGTCTTCGGGTCGTAGTAGCCCGCGAACTCCAGGCCCTCGTGCGTGCCACTCCATACTCCGGTCACCTCATCGAAGAGGAAATCGTCCGAGGCCCAAGCCGCGTCTGCTGCAACCTGAACCTGCATGGGCGACCAGGCCTGGGGAAAGTAGGTGTGGTCGATCAGGACCGTTGATCCGTCGTCCCGACCGTGGGTGGTGACCATCCGGGTGGGTTCCGGGAAGTTCGCCGCCCTGGCAAGTCGGGGATCGGCGGCGGAGTCCCGAAGGAAAGCTCGCAAACCCGTGAGGATCGCGACCAGCAGGTCCTCGGAGAACCGGAGCGGTTCCCACCGGTCGTAGAGGCTCTCCAACACGACTTCTCCGTGTTCGAAACGGACGGCGCACCCGTTTCCGTTGATGGTGTGGCCGCCTGCTTTGGCCGTGGTCAGCAGCGTGCCGAAGGATTCGAGACCGGCCAGGTTGGCTTGGACATCGGTGTGGAGCCAGGCCGCGATGGGCAGCAGCCCATCCACCATGGCGATACGCAACCTGCGGGAGTCATCGAAGTCGAAACGAATGGACTCGTCGGTGGTCTCGAACATCACTGCTCGTTCCTACCTTTACCCTCGAACGGGCCAGTAACTACTGGTGGGATTTCCTGCTTCGTCCAGCGGCCCCGTGATCCTGATCGGTTTTGGTGTGGTACCCGGTCCTGCGGGGATCGTCGAACCTCCAGTCCACATGCCGTTGTTGCTTGTGGAGTCCCTGAACGCCTCGTTCGCCATGTTGGTGACCCCGCTGTTGCCGACATGGGATGGGAACATGGTGCTCTCTCCATATTTCTGGACACCGATGTTCCCTGGGAAGTCAAATTTCGGCTGGAGCATTGTAGTGACTCCATTGTCGTAGGTCTGATCCTGCCTCCCGCCGTAGGCGCCGCTCCCGTAGCGGTTGTTCGGCGGTGGTTGATCTATTGCGGTGGAATACATGTGGCCGCCTGTCGCCGTTCCGTAGCGGAACTCGCCATACTGCGCATGATGGTGGATGCGATCCGGAAGCCTGTCCCTTGGCGGTCGTGCCTGCGGACGCCGCCGGCCCCCTACCGTCTGAAAACCGTCGTCGGCGGGGGCGTTGACGGGAGGAGGCGGTGCAGCCGGCCGCGCAGCGGTTACGTCGGGGGTGATGGCGGGGCGGCCTGCGCCCCACGGACCGGGGGCTTTCCATGCCGGGGTGCTGGTGGATTGTGGAGTGACAGCGGGCGCTGCGGGCGGCCTCGGTGTGGCGGTTCCGGCCATCGACGGGGTGACGGCAGGCCTGGTCGCAGGCTGGTTGCCGCCGCCGGACCCGACCAGCTGGGCAAAGGTCAGAGGCTTCGCCGGAGTCGGTTTCGGGCTCGGACTCTGACTC
This Actinoalloteichus hymeniacidonis DNA region includes the following protein-coding sequences:
- a CDS encoding protein NO VEIN domain-containing protein; this encodes MRIRDESGQELVATFFVEPGDPPYGLDLIFESAGGRTASGVPRNRDYSPALLLLLTRLALLGASLDDALLDSRNTERLPVAERRLLLAGRPFPVRLGVERDLTVLRDVLTAAQGTVASNANPSKGSNRRRRIRLRLGVPGYSTDEADRLQSRLAAPPPRVDIVLPPTSVELAPEVHHSPKSRSSGTGTPRQQDAAARLALEMYSMALATQYFEERGWQVADVSRTFSWDLALTAEGRPETHVEVKGTGTDGTRVELTHAEVEHAQSFEHMVLFIVREIRLDRSGEQPVAHGGTIRVFQDWSPAPARLTPSRYAYEVPE
- a CDS encoding 6-phosphofructokinase is translated as MRIGVLTGGGDCPGLNAVIRAAVRKGVEVYGHEFVGFRNGWRGPIEGLTKPLGLDDVEDILTRGGTILGSSRTNPYKTEGGVEAIRSTLKDQGVDALIAIGGEDTLGVAKRLTDDGIGVVGVPKTIDNDLNATDYTFGFDTAVHIATEAIDRLRTTAESHHRALVVEVMGRHAGWIALHSGLAGGANVILTPENEFDIDQVVGWVERRFEREYAPIIVVAEGAVPKGGDAVLSHGEKDAFGHVRLGGIGTWLAEEIATRTGKESRAVVLGHVQRGGTPTAYDRVLATRFGLHAIDAVHDSDFGVMVALRGTDIVRVKLAEATAELKTVPASRYAEAEVFFG
- a CDS encoding EndoU domain-containing protein: MFETTDESIRFDFDDSRRLRIAMVDGLLPIAAWLHTDVQANLAGLESFGTLLTTAKAGGHTINGNGCAVRFEHGEVVLESLYDRWEPLRFSEDLLVAILTGLRAFLRDSAADPRLARAANFPEPTRMVTTHGRDDGSTVLIDHTYFPQAWSPMQVQVAADAAWASDDFLFDEVTGVWSGTHEGLEFAGYYDPKTGVPQMYFPVVAP